Genomic DNA from Carnobacterium divergens DSM 20623:
CAAGTTTTCTTCATGGTTTTCATTTAATACACAATAGCTACAGTACCTTACACACTTTCATTTTTGTGTATTTTTATTTATTTAACTCGTTATTTATTAATTGTTAATTGAACTTTATTGTCAATAAACATTTGAACAATATAGGCTACTTCATCTTCTACCATTAGAACGCCATATTGTTTTTCAATTGCCATTAAAGCTGTTTTAACAATATCCATTTCGATTCGATGTTGTTTTTTATACTCTTCTAAATTAGGAAAATTACGAATAACCGTCCCTACTTTTAGGCGTTCAACTAAAAAGGCTAAGTGAATCATAATTCCTGTATCGACACCCGGTTCAACAATAATATGCATATCTGTTTGAAGTTGGTGGACAATTTTTTGAGAAAGCATCACTAGTTTATGAACCGAACCAACATTACGAATCGTTCCTTCTAGTGATTGAATCATTTGTTCTACAGGAATTTCTTCGTCAACAATTCGTTTTAAAATATTTAATTTTTCATCATTAAAAATATCATAGGCTGAAAAATATGGAATGTTTTGATAATCAAATTCAACAGTCCCAACAATCGCTTTAATTTCATATTCTTCCATCAAATCATCAATATGTTGTTTGAATGCTTCCCTGTGTAAAAATTGTAATTGAATAATTTTCGTGCGGCTTTCATCAATTACAGGGCTGATTCGCTCGTTTAAATGTTTTGCTACACCTTCCCCTGTAAAACAGGTGACTAATACAGCTTTTTTTTGCGGTTTTTCATTGGTTAAAGGATGTTTTGAATAATTTTCAAATGAAAGTTGGCAATTTTGATAAATGTCTTCCAACGTTCTTCCTACAGATGCCATTCTTACTGCTTCTAACACAATAGGGGTACTTACCATAGAAAGGGATTTTGTACGAATGCCTAGTTCTTCAGAAAGCATATTGCCAAAAGAAGTTAGCGAACCCATGTCGGACAATACTAATAACCCATGTTTATAAGACTCTCGATCTGCAAGTATTGTTGTTTTAACGCGCTCATACATCTTTTGAACTTCCATCGTCAATGGCATATCAATAGCGACTCCAACTTTGGTGTCTAGCAATTCTTGTACAGTCTCTAACATACTAGTTGCTGTTGATCGCCCATGCATTAGAACCATAATAGAGACGAGTTCTTCTTGCGGTACTACTGCGTCGCTAATATCAATCGTTAAAAACATGGTAATAAAACCGATTTCATCAAAAGGGATTTCAATTTGTAAACTTTCTTCAATCATACCAGATAAATCAATGGCTACTTGGAATTCTTTTGAATAATTTTTTCGAACATTGTTTAAATCTGGATGAACAATTTGACGATTTTCTTTGATACGTTCAATCGAACTTTGCAAATGTAGTGCAAATGCAAAACGCGCTTTTGGATTGTAGCTTCGATCTAGTCGTTCTTCGGCTAAGTCATAGAGTTGGTCCGTTAAACTTCGAATATCTTCTGGGATCAAATCTTGATGAACTTCACTCATCGATAATTTTTCAACATAATCTCTAAAATATTTGTTCATATCTGTTGCCATTAATTCTTCTAAATTGATGTCATCAATTGAACCTGTTGCTAAAATTTCATCTACTTTTTCCTCAATAATACTGTATACACCCATATCTTTATCTGTTTCTTGACCACTTGGAACATAGCTAAATTGACTGGTTTTATGATCAATTAATCGTTCCATACGTTCAGGCGCTTCTTTGACTAAAAGCAATCCTTTTTGAACTTGTAATGGCAAATCTTTTTGGGAAATACGTAAATATTCTTCTTGGTGAGTTCGGTAGTGTAAAAATGCTTTCGCGCATACTAATTTTAAATCTCTTTGGACTTGTCCAATATTGCCCTCTGCATGGTATAACATGAAAGCTAATAATACTTCTCTTTCTACGACAATTTTTTGGCCAAGACGATCTGATTCTTTTTGTAAAAAAGTAGCAACTAATTCATAGCGTTCATCAATTGATCTTTCTTCTAATGGAGGTAATGTAATCATCATTGGAATACGGCGATTAAACGTTGACAGTAATGTATCAGAATTTTCTGTTGTCGCTCCTATAATTTGAACACTTGCTTCATGGACTTGACTGCTTTCACCTAGCGGACGGTAAATCCCTTTATCGATGAAAGTAAAGAGCATTTCTTGTCCTTCTGGAGGCAAACGATGGATCTCATCTAAAAAAAGAATTCCTCCATTTGCTTTATTCATTAACCCAGGGCGATCTTCGGCAGCCCCTGTATAGGAACCTTTTTTAACACCAAAAATATGACCAAATAATAATTGAGGATTTTGAGCATAATCCGCGCAGTTGAAAGAAATAAAAGGAGCGTCTGCGGCTAATGTTTCTGACTCTACTGCAAAGTGGTACATCGACTCAGCAAATAGGGATTTACCTGTTCCTGTTTTACCAAAAATAATAGTGTGTAATCCTCTTGGGGGATATAAAATGGCCGCTTTTGCTTGTTGAATCATTACTTTAAGAGATTCTTTATTCCCAATAAGATGAGCAAAGGATTCAGTATCATTTGTCGCATGTTCTTTCTTTTTATCAAGGCGTTGATACAAAACTGGTCTGCCGTTTATTTTTTCAATGGCTTTTTCTTTAAACAAATCATTTAAATATCTACTTACGTTTGCACGATCTAAATCCAATTCTTTTGCAATCTCAACTGCTGTAAATTGTTCAGATCGATTTTCTAAAAAATTTAAAATATCTTTTTTTCGATTAGACAACTAGTATTCCCCCAATCTAAACTTGTTCAAACTTCTATTTTTAAATAAAATGGGCTTTTTTATCTTTATTCTTTTGTTTTTCTTCTTGCCCCTTTGTTTTTTTGATCTTTCTTTTTGTTTTTTCTTTTTTTAGGAATTTCTGGAGTAGGAGCATTTTTTTTCTTTTCTTTTTTTACTTTTGGAGAAGCTGGTTTACTTTCTACTTCAACTTGTTCTGTTTGTTCTGGACGCTCAGTAACAATTTCTCCGCCAAATAGATATAATGGCGTTAATTCAATCTCTAAAGGCTCGACAATTTTTTTAAATTCACGACGTTCTCGATCATTCACCAAGGTTAAAACTGTTCCGTCAGCCCCCATTCTAGCCGTTCTGCCTGAACGATGAATATAGCTTTCTTTAGTCATCGGTAAATCATATTGAATCACATAAGGCAAACCGTGAATGTCTAATCCTCTTGACGCCACATCAGTTGTTAATAAAAGTTTTACTTTTTTATTTCTAAATTGTTGCAAAGCGTGTTGACGTTCTGTTTTATATTTTTCTCCATGTAAGACCGCAACGGAAACACCTTCATAACTTAATTTTTCAGCTACAGTTACTAAATTGGCTACGTTATTGATAAATACCAAACCACTGAAGTCAGGGAGTTGTGTTAATCGTTTAATAACTTCAACACGTTTTCTTGTTGGCGTTTCAATATAGCCATGAACAACGGTCCCATGTGACTCATCTTCATTCGTTACATCAATCCATAGTGGATCGCTATTAAACCATTTTGGCATCTCAGTCATGATTTCATTACTGGTTGCTGAGAAAAAACCCATTTGTCGTTCATTTGGCATGTTAGCCACTACTTTTCTAACAGTTGCTAACTGATCTTGTTGAAGTAAATGATCTGCTTCATCTAAAATGACTGTTTTCACTTGGTGTAATTTTAATTTTTTTAAATCAGAAATTTCTAAAATTCGACCTGCTGTTCCTACAATAATTTCAGGCTTGTCTCTTAATTTTTCTAGTTGACGTTTAATATTGGCTCCACCAATTAAGGGTTGAACTTTAATGTCTACTTGTTTCGCCCATTCTTTTACAACGGCTGCCACTTGAACAGCTAATTCTTGTGAGGGTGTTAAAATAACAACTTGTAACCCAGCCTTTGGCACGATTGTTTCTAAAAGCGGGAGTGTGTAAGCCACTGTTTTTCCTGTTCCAGTTGGTGAAATGCCGATCACGTCTTTGCCTTCAATTAATGGCGTAAATACTTTTTCTTGAATTGCAGAAGGTTGATTGTACGCTAATTTTTCCCAGTATGCTTGTAGTTCGTTTGTTAGTTTATCCATAGTGTGTAATTTCCCCGTTTCTCTATCGTTCATCTTATCTATTATACTTTAAAAAAACGTCCTTTTGTTGGATATTTTTAATAAATTCCTTTTTTATTTAAATTACTCTATTTTATTATCCGCAATTTAAATTTATATCATCAAAAAACCATTAGATTTTTTCATCCAATGGTTTTTGTTTACTTATTTAAATTTTATCTGCGTCAAAAACAATGCCTGCATCGTCTCTAAGTTTTTTCAGCACTTCATTCACTTGTTGACTTAGCAATAACCACGATTGATAAAGCTCTTGATTTTTTTTATCTTCTGGATGATTCAATACTTTAGCAAAGGCTTTTGCTTCATCTACCATTGGATTTTCTTGAGGGGGTGTTGCTAGTTCTTGACGTGTCGCTGTTTTACGGTCAATAACTTCAATTGACGAAATGGCGTTTACTCCATCCATAAGAATGGTTTGATTAAGTGTGTAGATTTCTGAAGGTAAGTACGAATCAACCATTTTACCTGTTAAGAGTGTCACATCGAAACCTGGATATCTTAAAATCATGGTTCCCATTCCGTCAACTTCCGTTGCGATTTTTTGTGCAAAATAATGACAGCTTATCGGCATCCCAAACCAACCAATTGCAGCATACACACCATACACACCTAAATCAGATAAAGCACCCCCTGAAAAGTGTGGTGAAAAAATATTGGGTTCTTGTCCTTCTAGCACTTGATCATAGCGAGAAGAGTATTTCATATAAGTAAAGGTTGCCCCTTTGATATCATCTATTTTCGTTAATTCTTCTTTTACAATTGCAAAATTTTGTTCGTGGATATGTCTTGCTGCTTCTAAGAGAAATACATCGTTTTCTTCGGCTACTTGTTTAGCAGCATGCCATTCTGTTGGATTTGAAAACATCGGCTTTTCAACGATTACATGTTTTTTTGCTTTCATTAATGTCAACGCTTGTTGAAAATGTAGGCTATTTGGCGAAGCAATATAAACAACATCAATTCCTGGATGGTTTGCAAAATCTTCTAATTTTGTCTCAAAAATAGTGGCTCCATAAGGTTTTCCAAAAGTTTCAGCTTGTTCCTTTTTTCGTGAATAAACAGCCACTAGCTGGTACTCTTTTGTTTCAATGGCAGCATCAATAAATTGATTCGTAATCCAGTTTGTTCCAATAATTCCTAAATTTAACATTGCTTCACGTCCTCAATTAGTTTCATCGTCCTATTAAATCAATTTAGTTTAAAAGGAATCGACTTATTTATTGTAATCGTTTTAGGGGTCACCTGACAAGTATAAGCTATTGTATTAACACCAGTTTTTAATGCGTTTTCCATTGCTTCTTGAAGCGCTGGCTGCATCTTTCGATTAATTGTTGCAGATTCTACTCCTTCCATTTGAACAATAAAACAAACACATCCATAGAATCCTACTTTCACGGCATGAATTAGTTCATTAACGTGTTTTAATCCTCTTAAAGTTGGAGCATCTGGAAATGACACTTGGTTATTTTTTTCTAGGGTCATTCCTTTTACTTCAATAAATCCTTTTTCAGATTTATCGGTTTCAAAATAAAAATCAAATTTTGAATTTTGATACACAACTTCTCTTTTTAAGGTTTGAATGATTCCTTTAACCCCTGGCAACTGCATTTTTCCAGTCAATAAGCTTTCCTCAACTATTTCATTAGGAACTTGACTGTCAATATTTATCAGTCTATTTCCTTTTAAAACCGAAATTAAGTCATAATCTGTTTTTCTCGTTTTAGAGGGAACATAATTTAGGTATACCGTCACTCCTGGTATGAGCAATTCTTTGCATCGTCCAGTGTTTTTAACGTGTGTTACAATCTCTTTTCCTGCAACTTGGCAGATAGCAATAAAACGATTTGGTCGTTCGATAAAGGTTCCTTTCACAATCTCTCGATACTCTACCATAAAACACCTCATCTATTTTAATTTAGTCTGTTTTTTTCTATACTAAAAAATCGAAAAGCTAAAAAGAAATTCTCTTAGCCTTTCGATTTTATTTTAACCCATCTCATTAAGGATATCCATGTCTTCATCTGATAATTCAAAATCAAAAATCGCTGCATTTTCAATTAATCGTTCTTTATGGGTTGTTTTAGGGATAGGAATAACGTCTCTTTGAATATTCCATCGTAATACCACCTGTGAAACTGTTTTATTGTGTCTATTCGCAATTTTCAATAATTTATTTTCAGTAGTTAATTTGCCTCTTTTTAATGGTGAGTAAGCCATTGAGACAATGTTTTTACTCTCACAAAATTCATGTAGCTCTTCTTGACTATGACCGGGGTAAATTTCATATTGATTGACCGTCGGTTTTATTTTAGCTGATTTTAATAAGGGTGTTAAATCACCCCGGGTAAAGTTTGCTACTCCTAGCGCTCTTACTCGTCCAGCTTCCACTAAAGTTTCCATCGCTTGCCAGGTATCTAAATTAACATCATCTGATTCATTTGGCCAGTGAATCAATAATAGATCGATATATTCTAATTCAAGTCGTTTAAAGCTTGCTTCAAATGCTTTCACTGTATTATCAAAACCCATTTCATTTTTCCAAATTTTCGTCACAACAAAAAGTTCTTCTCTTGAAATGCCTGCATTGATTGCTCGATTGATACCTCGGCCAACTCCGACTTCATTATTGTACATCGTCGCTGTATCGATCAAGCGATAGCCATTCATAATTGCCGTAAAAACAACTTCTTCTACTTCGTTGTCGTCCATACCGTATGTTCCTAATCCTATACCTGGAATCGTTAACCCGTTTTTCAAAGGCAATCTGTCTAATAAACTTACTACCATTCGTATCACGCTCCTTTATAGATTAAGTTAAGTGTAACGAATTTAAAGAGTGAATTCAAAGAATAACCCTTATACTAAAGTAGCCTAGTCAAACCTATTTTAGTGTGTCTGCTAAATAGGAAGTGCGCTAAGGATTACCATTAACAGACATAAAAAAATCATACTAATAGTAAATTTTTTGTATAACATCAATAGAGCAATATATTCACGAATTAGTGCTGTTGGTAAAAAATAGAGCGCCGTTGGAGCTCCAACTCCTTCTGCCTTTAATTGGGCTTTTCTAGCATACAGTGCACCTCTTAAAACATGATAATTATTAGTTGAAAAGAGAATTTTTGGATTTTCTTTATCATTTTTCCAATCTTCGAAAATTATTTTTTTAGAAAATTTCATATTCTCATAGGTTGTCGTTGAAGCATCTTCAACCAAAATTTTTTCTTCTGGGATTTGTTGAGATAGTAAGTACTTCTTCATAGCAAACGCTTCTGATACTGGCTCATCTGCTCCTTGCCCACCGCTCACAACTATTTTACTAGAACTATTTTTAACGTAATATTCAATGGCTTTATCCAACCGACTTTTTAGTAAGGGGGGAACTTCTTCACTTTTTATTCCTGAACCCAGAACAATAATATAATCAATTTGTTTTTTTATAGGAATCATTTGATACATCCAAGAATAAAATAAATAACAAATAAAGAAAAAAGAAATCAACAGATCACTTAAGATCAAAAATAAAATTGCTGAAAAAAGAACTAAATGTATTTCACCTGATCCGATAGTTATTAAATAAAAAAAAGCAGGTACAACAATCAATAAATTCAATCCTAATAACGCTGAAAGTTTTGCAGTTACACTACGCCCTTCCTTAGTATTCATAATATGTGTATTAACAATAAAGAAAATACTGACACCTAAAAATAATACCGGAAATAGTAAATAAACAATCATTAGAACAATAAATGAACCTTTGTTAGACACTTCACCTATTTGAACTAATAGTAATGACAACAAAGTTAGCGTAAGAAAAATACTTCCAAATGCTACACTCATTCCTCCAAAAAAACTGCGACGCTCTCTTAATAAAACCACCATACCTATTATAATAAAACAACTTGCTAAAATAACGAACTCCATACTTCATCTCCTCTATAACAATTTGCATTTCTCTATTAATAGTTTATTAAATCTACACTTAGTATAATAGATTAATTTTCCACTTGCATCTGATTTGCTTTTAAAGATTCTGAATTAACTTGCTAAAAAAAAGTAAATAAAAAAAACCAAAAATTCTTTTGGTTTTTTTAGATTAGATTCAAGTATGATTAGACATCAGAAAATAATGTTTATTGATTTTTTTCAATTTCTTCTAAAGCTTTTTTAGGAACTTCGCTTTTTGAAACTTCTTCCCATGAAAGGACACCTTTTTTAGGGTGAACTTTAGCTTTCAAGTAAGCATTTTTCTTTAATGGGCGATCGAATCCTCCATTAAAAGATAATTTTTGTAATTCTCCATCTTCGTTGTAAAATTTTTGATTATAAGAATAGTTAATGCTTTCTCGATCTTGATCATCCTTTTGAATAAATTTATGACCGTCAGTTATGATTTGTGTGTAATATTCTTTACCAGTATATTCTTTTTGATAAAAAAATCCTGCTGCAACAGCTACTACTAAAATAATTAATGCAATTCCTTTTTTCATCTTAATCCCTCTTTTCTTTCTTACATTATCTCTTTTTGAAAGAAAAAAGTCCTTTTAATGAACTTACAATTTAGTCTATCAACCTTACAGTTTAGTCATATCAGTTGAGTGTCACAACAACTAGCTCTGGTCGATTATTGATTCTAAATGGAAACGTCGAATTTCCTATACCTCGACTAATCACTAATCGTTTACTTTTTAATTGTGAGTGATAATGAATGCCTTCTGAAAAAGTTGGGTATTTTCCTTGTCCAGGAGCGTATAGTCCCCCAATAAAAGGTACTCTTACTTGTCCTCCATGTGCATGTCCGCTAAAGGTAATATCTGGAGATTTAACTTGATCCAAATGATAGCTTTCAAAAAATTCAGGATGATGCGCTAATAAAATTTTGGGTTGTTCTAGCATTCCTTCACTCAATTCAATTCCACTTAAAATAGGAGTTGATTGCAACTTAAAATTCTCTTTTTCAGATAACCCCATTATAACAAGGCCTGCATTGCTAATTTGCAACCATTCAGCTTCATCAATTAGAACTCGAACTCCTTGTGAACTGAGAATATCTTCCCACTCCTGTAAGTGTCCACTTGATACATCATGATTTCCAGTGACGGCATAGGTTGGTGCGATTGCTACTAATTCACTCGCTATTCGAGATAATTCCAATTTTGGAAACTCTTCTACTCGGATGTCTACTAAATCACCCGTTAAAAGAATTAAAGCTGGTTTGGCTTCCCTTACTTTTGTAACCAATTTATCCAAAGAAACATTGTGTCTTGGAATGTGTAAATCAGATAAATGAACAATCTTTGTTTTTTTAAGACTTGTTGCTAGGTAAGGAATCGCAATATTATACTGTGTAATTTTAATCCAATGATTCTGACTATATAAATAGAGTCCCACTCCTATCAAAATAACGATACCTAAAATTAAATAATTCATAAAATAGCCTCCATACCCTTTCTTTTCCTATTGTCCAAATTTTTCAAATTGATCTTTGTCACCATTAAATACCGCTAAATCTAGGCTTTTTTGTTTAATACTGCCCTTTGATAAATCGCCTTCTTCTGTGTATTCCCAGAACTTCCAAGGAATATTCTCTTCTTTACTTGGTTTATTTTTTGTATCAACTAACCAAATATCAGATTCTACAAATTCATTTTTTATAAATTTTTGATAGACATTAGCATCCACACATAAAATTAAGTTCTGTCCTTTTTCATCCATAACAACTTGAATAAATGCCTTTAATTCCTTGACAACACTTTCTTTTTCAGGTGGATTTTGCTTGTATTGATCGTACAATTCAACCATCACAACTGAAGGTAAGTCGCCTTTTTGAGTGGAAACAACTTGATTAAAATGACTACCTTGTGTTGCTCCAGGGCTATCAAAACTAAAATAGTGACTAGCACCTCTTCTTAGTGACGTTCCTTGGATTCTCTCCCAATTAATTGCAAATTGGTCATCTGTGTAATTGCTTCCCTCTGTAGCTTTAATATACGCAAAAGACAGTTGATTGCTTTCAATTCCTTGCCAATCTAAGTAGCCATCCTCTTGTGACACTTGGATGCCTTTGACCGGAAATGACTTTGTATCTTCTTTGAAAAGTGACCAATTTGATTCTTTAGCGACAAATAAACTAATTGCCATACTAACTAGCAAAATGACACCAATGATTGCCGTTAACTTAATTTTATTTATTTTAGGATCTTTTTGCAGATAATAGATCGTCAAAACCTCCTAGTCTTATTTATCACTAAATACGAGATTGCTTTTCGTCTAGTTTATCATAATTTACAATATTTGGGTGTTTTTCTTTTTCAAAAACAAAAAAATAGAAACTTACTATAGTAAGTTTCTAGTCTTTTTAATTTTAGCTTATTCTACCCCATATGCAATACGTTTTACATTTAATAGGTGATGCGCTGTGACATTGTCTGTGGTGCTACTCCCACCCATTGCTCCACATCCTAAAGTCATTGACGGTGCTAGGTTCGTTGTTGCGCCTATTGCACCTAATGCTCCTAGTGTATTTACTAATATTCGCGATGCTTGCATTTCTAATCCATACTGTTCAGCTTTCAATTCATTTGTTGTATGAATTACAGCTGTATGACCCATTCCCTCATTTTCAAGTAATGCTTTACAAGTAGCTACTCCTGTTTCAAATGAAGAGACTGTGTAAAGTCCTAAAATAGGTGTCAGTTTCTCTCTTGAATAAGGATTATTTTTGCTAATTTCTGTTTGTTCTGAAATTAAAACTTTTGTTCCAGCAGGTACCGAAATACCTATTAAATCCGCCACTGCTTCTGCACTTTTTCCAGCTATCTCAGGATTTAAAGCGCCTGTTTCTCGTAAAATAAATTTACTTACTTTTTCAGATTCTTCTAAATTCATAAAGTAAACCTGTTTTTCTTTTAGTTTTGCTACAACTTCTGCTTTAATAGATTCTTCAACAACAATAGCCTGTTCTGATGCGCAGATAACACCGTTATCAAATGATTTACTACTAACAATCGCCTCAATCGCCTCTTCAATATTTGCTGAAGATTCAATAAATGCTGGTACATTGCCTGGTCCTACACCGATTGCGGGAGTCCCTGAACTATAGGCTGCTGTTACCATTGCTTTTCCACCTGTTGCTAAAATTAAGGCTACATTTTTATGTTTCATTAAGTCTTCTGTTGCAATAAGTGTTGGCTGTGTAATGACTTGAACCAAACCTGCTGGAGCACCAGCTTCAATTGCTGCTTTATCAATAATTTCTGCTGTCATTAAAATAGACTTTAACGCTTTTGGATGGGGTGAAAAAATAATAGCATTTCTAGTTTTTAATGCAATCATCGCTTTGAAGATAACCGTTGATGTTGGATTTGTTGATGGGATCAATCCAGCTACTATTCCTAATGGTATGCCAATTTCAATAATTTTATCTTGTTCACGACGATTGATTATGCCTACTGTGGGAAGATCTTTAATACTGTTATAGACTTGCTCGCTTGCAAAGGTATTTTTTATTATTTTATCAGGTACATTCCCAAATCCTGTTTCTTCATTTGCTGAAATCGCTAATTTTTCTGCATTTTTCAATGTATTTTGATAAATTGATTCAATAATTTTATCTACTTGTTCCTGTGTATAATCTGCAAATTTTTCTTGTGCTGTTTTAGCATTCGCTACTAACTCTTCTACTTCATTGAATGATTGATAGTTTGTCATTTAAATCGCTCCCTCGCTTTTATTAAAAACGCTTACAACATAAGTTTAGTTTATTTTAACCTATTTGTTAGGGAATATTTTGAGATGTTTTTGGAAAAAATTTACCTTTCGACTTATTTATTTTTTCACAAAGAAAGATACTTGAAACCTTATTGAATTAAAGGTATCATATAATAACAAGGGAAATTTCACAAATGTGACTACATACTAAATATTATATTAAAGGAGTTGGTAAAATGTGTCGTTTATTAATCGTTAGTGATGACTTATCTGAAAGAAGGGCTATTCGAAAATTAATTGAAGAAACCTTTATGAATATTAAAATACTGCCTGATGCAACAACAGAAGAAGAAGCTCTTAAGATTTCAGACCGTTTTCTCCCTGAAATGATGCTATTAGATATGGATACCATTTTTTTAGATGGATTTTCGTTAGAAAGAAAACTTTCTCAGCAGTTACCAAATTTAAAAACCATTATTTTTACAAAAAAAAATGACTTTGAAACTGTCCATCATGCGTTACGTTGTGGCTTCTTAGATTATTTAGTTAAACCAATTGATTTGGATGAATTGAAGTTTGCAATCGATCGTTCAGTTAAATCCCTTAATCAAGTATCTTTAATGGATATTTTAAATAATAAGCCTTCAAATTTAGCTAAAGAACAAGTCAATATGATGTTAGATTATATTCATGACCATTTTGATGAAGAAATTAATTTAACGACGTTATCAGATGTCATGCATTTAAACCGGCATTATGTTAGTCGCTTTTTTAAAGAAGCTGTTGGAATGAATTTTATTGATTATTTAACCAATTATCGAATCGAAAAAGCGAAGCAGCTATTGATGAAAACAGATGATTCTATCACTGAAATTGCTGGTACAGTAGGATACCTTGATGCGACTTACTTTAGTAAATTATTTAAGAAAAAAGCGGGCTTTTCACCTTACCAATATCGTAAAAAATTGCAGGGTGAGTGTCTTCCAACAAGTATATAAATAAAAAAGGTACTTTCCTAAAAATAGGAGAGTACCTTTTTACGAGTTTATTTTTTGACAAGTAATGTTACGCTCTCAACATGGTGAGTTTGAGGGAATAGGTCAACTGGTTGAATTTTTTCAACACTGTAGCCACCTTCGTTTAGCAACGCTAAATCTCTTGCTAATGTTGCTGGGTTACAACTTACATAAATCATTTTTGTCGGTTGCATTTTTACAACAGCTTCGATAAAGCTTGGTTCTAATCCTTTACGTGGTGGATCGACAACTACAAGATCAGCTTTCATATCTTCGTCGCTCCATTGAAGCATTACTTCTTCAGCCAATCCTGTTTCAAACGTCACATTATCGATTTCGTTGATTTCAGCATTGTTTTTCGCATTTTCAACAGCTGCTTCAATCATTTCAATTCCGTAAACTTGTTTTGCAGCTTTAGCTAATGAAAGAGAAATTGTTCCAATTCCACAATAAGCATCAATAACGGTTTCTTCTCCAGTTAGTTCTGCATAATCTAAAACAGTTTGGTATAGTTTTTCTGTTTGCGTTGGATTCACTTGATAGAATGAACGAGCTGAGATTTCAAAAGTATTTCCTAACAATGAATCACGGTAATTATCGCGACCCCATAAGACAATATTTTCGTCTCCCATAATCGTATTTGTACGTGTTGGATTAACATTTTGCACAATACTGACTACTTCTGGTAAAGCTTCCGTAATAGCAGGTAAAATTTTACTTGTTGGGAATAATTTTGGTGTTCTTGTTACTAAAATAATCATCATTTCACCGGTATAATAACCACGACGGACGATAATGTGACGTAGGTTCCCAGTATTTGGGCCTTCGTTGTATGGTTTCACATTAAATTCACGCATAATATCGCGCACAACCAGAATCGCTTTATCAATTTTAGGGTCTTGAATTTTAAAGTTTTCCATTGGAATAACGTCGTGGCTATTTTTACGGAAGAAACCTGTTGTTAATTTGTCATCAATTTTACGTACTGGAATTTGAGCTTTATTGCGGTAGCCCCATGGTTCAGCCATTCCGATTGTT
This window encodes:
- a CDS encoding response regulator transcription factor yields the protein MCRLLIVSDDLSERRAIRKLIEETFMNIKILPDATTEEEALKISDRFLPEMMLLDMDTIFLDGFSLERKLSQQLPNLKTIIFTKKNDFETVHHALRCGFLDYLVKPIDLDELKFAIDRSVKSLNQVSLMDILNNKPSNLAKEQVNMMLDYIHDHFDEEINLTTLSDVMHLNRHYVSRFFKEAVGMNFIDYLTNYRIEKAKQLLMKTDDSITEIAGTVGYLDATYFSKLFKKKAGFSPYQYRKKLQGECLPTSI
- the rlmD gene encoding 23S rRNA (uracil(1939)-C(5))-methyltransferase RlmD produces the protein MKANKEIPVKKNEKYTVKVEDLTHEGMGVAKIEGYPLFIENALPGEEMEVKIHKTGKSFGFAKAMKRLTSSQNRVELQDENYTRVGITPLQHMSYPAQLDFKRQQVRNVMQRIAKLPEVPVFETIGMAEPWGYRNKAQIPVRKIDDKLTTGFFRKNSHDVIPMENFKIQDPKIDKAILVVRDIMREFNVKPYNEGPNTGNLRHIIVRRGYYTGEMMIILVTRTPKLFPTSKILPAITEALPEVVSIVQNVNPTRTNTIMGDENIVLWGRDNYRDSLLGNTFEISARSFYQVNPTQTEKLYQTVLDYAELTGEETVIDAYCGIGTISLSLAKAAKQVYGIEMIEAAVENAKNNAEINEIDNVTFETGLAEEVMLQWSDEDMKADLVVVDPPRKGLEPSFIEAVVKMQPTKMIYVSCNPATLARDLALLNEGGYSVEKIQPVDLFPQTHHVESVTLLVKK